One genomic region from candidate division WOR-3 bacterium encodes:
- a CDS encoding ABC transporter ATP-binding protein: protein MIEVINIKKFFKTQKDIIKAVNGVSFTVKRGEIFALLGPNGAGKTTSLRIIAGIMKPDEGSVLINGIDISKEEDKAKKFIGYLPSDTGLYPRLKVIEFIEIFSKLYYQNKIEKRKIEEVIERMELSEYKNMLIEKLSLGSKQKVLLIPLIISEPEVLILDEPAKGLDVPSAKVIEDYLIELKKKDKAILISTHVMEQAEYLADRIAFLFKGKIKKIYEKEKLMFEKKNKSLREFFMEVMYE, encoded by the coding sequence ATGATTGAGGTCATAAATATAAAAAAATTTTTTAAAACACAAAAGGATATAATAAAGGCAGTTAATGGTGTTTCTTTTACGGTTAAAAGAGGCGAAATATTTGCTTTACTCGGTCCAAATGGAGCAGGAAAAACAACGAGTTTAAGAATAATAGCAGGAATAATGAAACCTGATGAAGGTAGTGTCCTGATAAATGGAATAGATATTTCAAAAGAGGAGGATAAAGCAAAAAAATTTATAGGATACCTTCCCTCAGATACAGGACTTTATCCAAGGTTAAAGGTAATAGAGTTTATAGAAATTTTTTCAAAACTTTATTATCAAAATAAAATTGAAAAAAGAAAAATTGAAGAGGTGATTGAAAGAATGGAATTAAGTGAGTATAAGAATATGTTGATTGAGAAATTATCTCTTGGAAGTAAGCAGAAAGTTTTACTTATTCCTTTAATAATTTCTGAACCTGAAGTTTTGATACTTGATGAACCTGCAAAGGGTCTTGATGTTCCATCAGCTAAAGTTATTGAAGATTATCTGATAGAGTTAAAGAAAAAAGACAAAGCGATCCTGATATCAACACATGTGATGGAACAGGCTGAATATCTTGCAGATAGAATTGCTTTTTTATTTAAAGGTAAGATAAAGAAAATTTATGAAAAAGAAAAACTTATGTTTGAAAAGAAAAATAAATCTTTAAGGGAATTCTTTATGGAGGTGATGTATGAATGA
- a CDS encoding ABC transporter permease subunit produces the protein MNDFILIFRKEFLEVIRDKRTIFNLFVLPVIGIPLLLVFVSNLISVKSKETSKIVIKPFEEYDKIENLLKKEGFEIVLSEKPESLILKNNNILGLIFENNEFKILFNPKSLENYREIKIIKKVLVEYKNEKIEEFFKKENIEKPLFLDYEIKEVPIYVREGLNEIFFILIVFYFLIILLQSSIYPSIEVITGEKERKTMELLLSYPAKRFYLISGKLLVVVLLSFTSSILAILIYFFVFPKILFFNVPPEYRESLNVYFPSFHRVFLLFIFVLVLAFLISSINMVISSFARTFKEAQSFLQGTLLFWFMPLFLFLFLVPQVDLRISFIPVINFIYVTKLVFEGGKMFYLFYLISIITNLITFLILFLLLIRLFEREDIIFRV, from the coding sequence ATGAATGATTTTATTTTGATTTTTAGAAAAGAATTTCTTGAAGTTATAAGGGATAAAAGAACAATATTTAACCTTTTTGTTTTACCAGTAATTGGTATTCCACTTTTACTTGTGTTTGTTTCAAATTTAATCAGTGTAAAATCAAAGGAAACTTCAAAAATAGTAATTAAACCTTTTGAGGAATATGATAAAATAGAAAATCTGCTTAAAAAAGAAGGTTTTGAAATAGTTCTTTCTGAAAAACCTGAATCTTTAATTTTGAAGAATAATAATATTTTAGGTCTCATTTTTGAAAATAATGAATTTAAAATTTTATTCAATCCTAAAAGTCTTGAAAATTATAGAGAAATTAAAATTATAAAGAAGGTTTTAGTTGAATATAAAAATGAAAAGATAGAGGAATTTTTTAAGAAAGAAAATATTGAGAAACCTTTGTTCTTAGATTATGAAATAAAAGAAGTTCCGATTTATGTAAGGGAAGGTTTAAATGAAATTTTTTTCATTTTAATAGTTTTTTATTTTTTAATAATTCTTTTACAATCCTCAATTTATCCCTCAATTGAAGTTATAACAGGTGAGAAGGAAAGAAAAACAATGGAACTTCTATTATCCTATCCTGCAAAAAGATTTTATTTAATTTCAGGTAAACTACTGGTAGTTGTTTTACTTTCCTTTACTTCATCAATTCTTGCAATTCTTATTTATTTTTTTGTTTTCCCGAAGATTTTATTTTTTAATGTTCCACCTGAGTATAGGGAAAGTTTGAATGTATATTTTCCATCCTTTCACAGGGTATTTCTTCTTTTTATTTTTGTTCTTGTTCTTGCTTTTTTAATTTCTTCAATTAATATGGTTATTTCTTCTTTTGCAAGGACTTTTAAGGAAGCGCAATCCTTTCTTCAAGGCACTTTGCTTTTCTGGTTTATGCCCCTTTTTTTATTTCTTTTTTTAGTTCCTCAGGTAGATCTCCGTATATCTTTTATTCCTGTAATTAATTTTATTTATGTTACAAAACTTGTATTTGAAGGAGGGAAAATGTTTTATTTATTTTATTTAATTTCAATTATAACTAATTTAATAACATTTTTAATCTTATTTTTACTTTTAATCCGCTTATTTGAAAGGGAAGATATAATATTTAGAGTTTAG
- a CDS encoding oligopeptide transporter, OPT family gives MKEFTLRAVILGILLSIIFGASNAYLGLKAGMTVSASIPAACVSMAILRGILKKGTILENNIVQTIASAGESLAAGIIFTIPALILLGINPSIFYIFLTSLLGGILGVVFMILVRKKFIEEEDKDLPFPEGRACAEVLKAGDEGGEKAKSVFEGIFSGFLYRFFALGFKLFPDVFYFNFKNKINLGFENSPALLGVGIILGRRISFFLLGGGLLGWFVLIPLIGNYFQEAKLLDPHTIWSKYIRYIGAGAVFAGGFISFLKILLPLFKERSFYSFRPGKKDLPFSFIFISSLIIYLLISILPFFNQNFFTSLLIVIFSLIFVVVSSRIVGLVGSSSNPVSGMTIATLFTFSLIIYSLGGRGFPAMIASLTTGAFVCISAAIAGDISQDLKTGYLVGATPKLQEIGEIIGVLTSSIFIGFTLFLLHKAYVIGSEKLSAPQATLMSLIVKGIFEGNMPFNLFFSGIMITVFLEILGISSLPVAVGLYLPLSLSTPIALGGIISDLIKKKEKGVLLASGFVAGDAISGIILAIIILSGISLFNFNILNPLFGVISLLIFSIYTFFRLK, from the coding sequence ATGAAAGAATTTACTTTAAGAGCAGTGATTCTTGGTATTCTTTTATCAATAATTTTTGGTGCAAGTAACGCCTATCTCGGTCTTAAAGCTGGTATGACCGTATCTGCTTCAATTCCTGCTGCCTGTGTTTCAATGGCTATTTTAAGGGGAATTTTAAAAAAAGGAACAATTCTTGAAAATAACATTGTTCAGACAATTGCATCAGCAGGTGAATCCCTTGCAGCTGGAATAATTTTTACAATACCTGCTCTTATTCTGTTAGGAATAAATCCTTCAATTTTTTATATTTTTCTTACATCACTTTTAGGAGGAATTCTCGGTGTAGTATTTATGATACTTGTAAGGAAAAAATTTATTGAGGAAGAGGATAAAGATTTACCTTTTCCTGAGGGAAGAGCCTGTGCTGAAGTATTAAAGGCAGGTGATGAAGGGGGAGAAAAGGCTAAAAGTGTTTTTGAAGGCATTTTTTCAGGTTTTTTATATAGATTTTTTGCCTTAGGATTTAAATTGTTTCCTGATGTTTTTTATTTTAATTTTAAAAATAAAATTAACTTGGGTTTTGAAAATTCCCCTGCCCTTTTAGGTGTGGGAATTATTCTCGGTAGAAGGATTTCCTTTTTTCTTCTTGGGGGAGGTCTTTTAGGATGGTTTGTTTTAATTCCCCTAATAGGTAATTATTTTCAGGAGGCTAAACTTTTAGATCCCCATACCATATGGAGCAAATATATAAGATATATAGGTGCAGGAGCAGTATTTGCAGGTGGTTTTATTTCTTTTTTAAAAATTCTTTTACCTTTATTTAAGGAAAGAAGTTTTTATTCCTTTAGACCAGGAAAAAAAGATCTTCCTTTCTCTTTTATTTTTATTTCTTCCTTAATTATTTATCTTTTAATTTCAATTTTACCTTTCTTTAATCAAAACTTTTTTACCTCTTTACTTATAGTTATTTTTTCCTTGATTTTTGTCGTGGTTTCTTCAAGAATTGTAGGTCTTGTTGGCTCTTCTTCAAATCCGGTTTCAGGTATGACAATTGCTACACTTTTTACTTTCAGTTTAATAATCTATTCCCTCGGTGGAAGAGGTTTTCCTGCTATGATAGCTTCTCTTACAACAGGTGCTTTTGTGTGTATTTCAGCGGCAATTGCTGGTGATATTTCTCAGGATTTGAAAACAGGTTATCTTGTTGGAGCAACACCAAAATTACAAGAAATTGGAGAAATAATAGGTGTTTTAACTTCCTCAATTTTTATAGGTTTTACTCTTTTTTTATTACATAAGGCTTATGTTATTGGAAGCGAAAAACTTTCTGCACCACAAGCAACGCTTATGTCACTTATTGTAAAGGGTATTTTTGAAGGTAATATGCCCTTTAATCTTTTCTTCTCAGGAATTATGATAACAGTTTTTCTTGAAATTCTTGGCATATCTTCTTTACCTGTTGCTGTTGGACTTTACCTTCCACTTTCCCTTTCAACTCCTATTGCCCTTGGTGGTATTATCTCTGATTTAATAAAGAAAAAGGAAAAAGGAGTTTTACTTGCTTCTGGTTTTGTTGCAGGTGATGCTATAAGTGGAATAATTCTCGCAATAATAATTCTATCAGGAATTTCTCTTTTTAATTTTAATATTTTGAATCCTCTTTTCGGGGTAATTTCCCTTTTAATCTTTTCTATCTATACATTTTTTAGATTAAAATAA